A genome region from Leifsonia sp. Root112D2 includes the following:
- a CDS encoding YajQ family cyclic di-GMP-binding protein, whose amino-acid sequence MADSTFDVVSKVDQMEADNALHQAQKEIAQRYDFKNVGASVEQSGEKVLIKANSEERAKAVLEVYESKLIKRGISLRSLDAGEPYASGKEYRIETSLKSGIEQDAAKKISKLIRDEAPKSVKSQIQGDELRVSSKSRDDLQATMALLKGADLDVALQFVNLR is encoded by the coding sequence ATGGCAGATTCAACATTTGACGTCGTGAGCAAGGTCGATCAGATGGAGGCGGACAACGCCCTCCACCAGGCGCAGAAGGAGATTGCGCAGCGGTACGACTTCAAGAATGTCGGGGCATCCGTGGAGCAAAGCGGCGAGAAGGTGCTCATCAAGGCCAACAGCGAGGAGCGCGCGAAGGCCGTGCTCGAGGTCTACGAGTCGAAGCTGATCAAGCGCGGCATCTCCCTGCGCAGCCTCGACGCCGGCGAACCGTACGCCTCGGGCAAGGAGTACCGCATCGAAACCTCCCTGAAGAGCGGCATCGAGCAGGATGCCGCCAAGAAGATCAGCAAGCTGATCCGCGACGAGGCGCCCAAGAGCGTCAAGAGCCAGATTCAGGGCGACGAATTGCGGGTCTCATCGAAGAGCCGCGACGACCTTCAGGCCACGATGGCGCTTCTCAAGGGCGCCGATCTGGATGTCGCGCTGCAGTTCGTGAACTTGCGCTGA
- a CDS encoding FAD-dependent oxidoreductase: protein MTKLRLAIVGAGPAGIYAADILLKAERGFEVSIDLFDQLPAPYGLVRYGVAPDHPRIKGIITALREVIDRGDIRLFGNVRFGEDITLDDLKKHYNAVIFATGAVRDAGLDIPGVELEGSYGAADFVSWFDGHPDVPRTWPLEAASVAVIGNGNVALDVSRMLAKHADDLLPTEIPANVYEVLKNSAVTDVHVFGRRGPAQVKFTPLELRELGELRDVDMVLYDEDFDYDEASKAAIASNKQVMVIDRVLQKWRERPSVNGQGGQASRRLHLHFYAKPLEIVGDENGRVAGIRYERTEPDGEGGVRGTGETRTVDVQAVYRAVGYFGTPLPGVPFDKKRGTIPNREGQVLHRGSSSSDSSQGHEVMSGVYATGWIKRGPVGLIGHTKSDAMETIKRVINGQGSWWNPESPSEESVVELLRSRGIEYTNLDGWHNLDQHELALGEAEGRTRIKVVPRDEMVRVSNDGPSAG, encoded by the coding sequence ATGACCAAGCTTCGACTGGCCATCGTCGGGGCGGGCCCGGCGGGCATCTACGCCGCCGACATCCTGCTGAAGGCCGAGCGCGGCTTCGAGGTCTCCATCGACCTGTTCGACCAGTTGCCGGCGCCGTACGGGCTGGTGCGCTATGGCGTCGCCCCCGACCATCCGCGCATCAAGGGCATTATCACGGCGCTGCGCGAGGTGATCGACCGCGGTGACATTCGCCTCTTCGGCAATGTGCGCTTTGGCGAGGACATCACTCTTGACGACCTGAAGAAGCACTACAACGCGGTCATCTTTGCCACGGGTGCGGTGCGTGACGCCGGGCTCGATATCCCGGGCGTCGAGTTGGAGGGGTCGTACGGCGCCGCCGACTTCGTGAGCTGGTTCGACGGGCATCCGGATGTGCCGCGCACCTGGCCGCTTGAGGCCGCCTCGGTTGCCGTGATCGGCAACGGCAACGTGGCGCTGGATGTCTCGCGCATGCTTGCCAAGCACGCCGACGACCTGCTCCCCACCGAGATTCCCGCGAATGTCTATGAAGTGCTCAAGAACTCGGCCGTCACCGATGTGCATGTCTTCGGTCGCCGCGGGCCGGCGCAGGTGAAGTTCACCCCGCTGGAGCTGCGCGAGCTGGGCGAGCTGCGCGACGTGGACATGGTGCTCTACGACGAGGACTTCGACTACGACGAGGCCTCGAAGGCGGCCATCGCCAGCAACAAGCAGGTGATGGTGATCGATCGCGTGCTGCAGAAGTGGCGCGAGCGCCCTTCGGTCAACGGGCAGGGCGGCCAAGCATCGCGCCGGCTGCACCTGCACTTCTATGCCAAGCCGCTCGAGATCGTGGGCGACGAGAACGGCCGGGTCGCGGGCATCCGCTACGAACGAACCGAGCCGGATGGCGAGGGTGGGGTGCGCGGTACCGGTGAGACCCGCACCGTCGACGTGCAGGCCGTGTATCGCGCCGTTGGATACTTCGGAACGCCGCTGCCCGGGGTGCCCTTCGACAAGAAGCGGGGCACGATTCCCAACCGCGAGGGCCAGGTGCTGCACCGCGGCTCGTCGTCGAGCGATTCGTCACAGGGCCACGAGGTCATGTCGGGGGTCTACGCAACGGGCTGGATCAAGCGCGGCCCCGTCGGCCTGATCGGGCACACCAAATCGGATGCCATGGAGACCATCAAGCGCGTGATCAACGGCCAGGGCAGCTGGTGGAACCCGGAGTCGCCCTCGGAGGAGTCGGTCGTGGAGCTGCTGCGTTCACGCGGCATCGAGTACACGAACCTCGACGGCTGGCACAACCTCGACCAGCACGAGCTGGCGCTCGGCGAGGCCGAGGGCCGCACCCGCATCAAGGTCGTGCCCCGCGACGAGATGGTGCGCGTCTCCAACGACGGCCCCTCCGCTGGTTGA
- a CDS encoding polyprenyl synthetase family protein, with protein MAASGVPVARRASLSSHLGVSERIFASSEDKHFAAAVEAGLDLVEEGLHAEMRFADNLADVTARYLLEAGGKRVRPMLTLLAAQLGTGNNPQVITAAQAIEITHLASLYHDDVMDEAQMRRGVPSAQYVWGNSVAVLTGDLLFARASKLVASLGERAIKLQTDTFERLCLGQLHETIGPRDDEDPIDQYIQVLSDKTGSLIAAAAQLGVIFSNAPAEYEQPVVIFGEKIGIAFQLIDDVIDLSAAGEQTGKTPGTDLRAGVATLPLLRLRAQAPTDAASADLLARLERDVIGIAEGTGDAQAAESAITALREHDVTAQTLTEAHRWAREAVEALAPLPSGPVKKALTRFAETIVERSS; from the coding sequence GTGGCGGCCTCCGGCGTCCCCGTGGCGAGGCGCGCCTCCCTCTCCAGCCACCTCGGTGTCAGCGAGCGCATCTTCGCGTCGAGCGAAGACAAGCACTTCGCCGCGGCCGTCGAGGCGGGGCTCGACCTGGTCGAAGAGGGATTGCATGCCGAGATGCGCTTCGCCGACAATCTGGCGGATGTGACGGCTCGCTACCTGCTCGAGGCTGGCGGCAAGCGTGTGCGCCCCATGCTCACCCTGCTCGCGGCGCAATTGGGTACAGGCAACAACCCTCAGGTGATCACCGCGGCGCAGGCCATCGAGATCACCCACCTTGCCTCGCTCTATCACGATGACGTCATGGACGAAGCGCAGATGCGCCGTGGCGTTCCCAGCGCCCAGTACGTGTGGGGAAATTCGGTTGCCGTGCTCACGGGAGACCTGCTTTTCGCCCGCGCCAGCAAGCTCGTGGCGTCGCTCGGTGAGCGGGCCATTAAGCTGCAGACCGACACCTTCGAGCGGCTCTGCCTGGGCCAGCTGCACGAGACTATTGGCCCGCGGGACGACGAAGACCCGATCGACCAGTACATCCAGGTGCTCTCCGACAAGACGGGCTCGCTCATTGCGGCGGCGGCACAGCTCGGCGTCATCTTCTCGAATGCCCCGGCGGAATACGAGCAGCCCGTCGTGATCTTCGGCGAGAAGATCGGCATAGCCTTTCAGCTCATCGACGACGTGATTGACCTCTCCGCCGCAGGCGAGCAGACCGGTAAGACGCCCGGTACAGACCTTCGTGCGGGCGTTGCGACGCTGCCGCTGCTTCGCCTGCGGGCGCAGGCACCGACGGATGCCGCATCCGCTGACTTGCTCGCCCGTCTCGAACGCGACGTGATTGGCATCGCGGAGGGCACGGGCGATGCCCAGGCTGCGGAGTCGGCGATCACGGCGCTGCGCGAGCACGACGTGACCGCGCAGACGCTCACGGAGGCGCACCGCTGGGCCCGCGAGGCCGTGGAGGCGCTTGCCCCGCTGCCGAGCGGCCCCGTGAAGAAGGCGCTCACGCGCTTTGCAGAGACCATCGTCGAGCGCTCGAGTTGA
- a CDS encoding class I SAM-dependent methyltransferase, producing MSKADLTKQPDQVAAMFDDVSTHYDRTNTVLSMGNSTLWRIATTRAVDPASGERILDVAAGTGTSSVALTKTGARVVAADFSAGMIEVGRKRNADNAFVEFVEADATKLPFDDAHFDAVTISFGLRNVVNPEKALAEFYRVTRPGGRVVICEFSTPPLALIRSGYFAYLRYGMPVLVKLASSNPVAYEYLMDSIRDWPTQQRLSAWLREAGYEQVAYRNLTAGIVALHRGIKPFGVKPLAAAPDREKN from the coding sequence GTGAGCAAGGCCGATCTGACCAAGCAACCTGATCAGGTCGCCGCGATGTTCGACGACGTGTCCACTCATTACGACCGCACCAACACGGTGCTGTCGATGGGAAATTCGACACTGTGGCGAATCGCGACGACCCGTGCGGTCGACCCCGCATCCGGTGAGCGCATTCTCGACGTCGCGGCCGGCACGGGCACCTCAAGCGTTGCTCTCACCAAGACGGGCGCGCGCGTTGTGGCCGCCGATTTCTCCGCCGGCATGATCGAGGTGGGCAGAAAGCGCAACGCCGACAACGCCTTCGTGGAGTTCGTTGAGGCGGATGCCACGAAGCTGCCTTTCGACGACGCTCACTTCGACGCCGTTACCATCTCGTTCGGCCTGCGCAACGTGGTGAACCCCGAGAAGGCGCTCGCCGAGTTCTACCGGGTTACCAGGCCCGGCGGCCGCGTTGTGATCTGTGAGTTCTCCACGCCGCCGCTCGCCCTCATTCGCAGCGGCTATTTCGCCTATCTGCGCTATGGCATGCCCGTGCTCGTCAAGCTGGCCAGCTCGAACCCGGTGGCGTACGAGTACCTCATGGACTCGATTCGCGACTGGCCCACCCAGCAGAGGCTGAGTGCATGGCTGCGCGAGGCCGGGTACGAACAGGTGGCGTACCGCAACCTCACGGCCGGCATTGTGGCGCTGCACCGCGGTATCAAGCCGTTCGGTGTCAAGCCGCTCGCGGCAGCCCCTGACAGGGAGAAGAACTAG
- a CDS encoding isochorismate synthase, whose protein sequence is MTATATAVRTSGITALHVETVPLDDVGRLIPLLDSRTPLLWVRRGEGIAGIGEAVRLEFSGPTRITDAAAAWQQLVAAADVTDPISAPGTGLVAFGAFSFSPASAVTSVLIVPEIIVGRHNGRSWITRVSRKQGDGGATPAPHPTPRPTPLGAEYRLSLLPGAMPPDAYREAVAKAVERIRHQELNKVVLARDLVGHLPQESDLRRALMELALGYPECWTYAVDGLIGSSPETLVRVHDGEVSARVLAGTISRGPDAASDHDHAVTLAANPKDQNEHALAVTSVLDALRPHSPNLASSEIPFTLKLPNLWHLATDVAGTLSDGSTSLDLVAALHPTAAVAGTPTADALRLIAELEPFDRGRYAGPVGWVGADGDGEWAIALRGAQVSPTGDITAYAGCGIVADSEPQNELVESKMKMRPIVEAFG, encoded by the coding sequence GTGACTGCAACAGCAACCGCGGTTCGCACGAGCGGCATCACCGCGCTGCACGTTGAAACCGTTCCTCTCGACGACGTCGGCCGACTCATCCCCCTGCTCGATTCGCGTACTCCCCTGCTCTGGGTGCGCCGCGGCGAGGGCATCGCCGGCATCGGCGAGGCGGTGCGCCTCGAATTCTCCGGCCCCACCCGGATCACGGATGCCGCCGCCGCGTGGCAGCAGCTCGTCGCCGCCGCAGACGTCACAGACCCCATCTCCGCCCCGGGCACCGGCCTCGTCGCCTTCGGCGCCTTCTCCTTCTCACCCGCGAGCGCTGTCACCAGCGTTCTCATCGTTCCCGAGATCATCGTGGGCCGACACAACGGTCGCAGCTGGATCACACGCGTCTCCCGCAAGCAGGGTGACGGCGGCGCCACTCCCGCGCCCCACCCCACCCCGCGCCCCACCCCGCTCGGCGCCGAGTACCGGCTCTCACTGTTGCCCGGTGCGATGCCGCCCGACGCGTACCGCGAGGCCGTCGCGAAGGCGGTGGAACGCATCCGCCATCAGGAGCTGAACAAGGTGGTGCTCGCCCGCGACCTCGTGGGCCACCTGCCGCAGGAGTCCGACCTACGCCGTGCGCTCATGGAGCTCGCGCTCGGCTACCCCGAATGCTGGACGTATGCCGTCGACGGCCTTATCGGCTCCAGCCCTGAGACGCTCGTGCGCGTGCACGACGGCGAGGTGAGTGCCCGAGTGCTGGCCGGCACCATCTCTCGGGGGCCGGATGCCGCATCCGACCACGATCACGCTGTCACCCTCGCCGCGAACCCCAAAGACCAGAACGAGCACGCCCTGGCCGTGACCAGCGTGCTCGACGCGCTGCGGCCGCACAGCCCCAACCTCGCCAGCAGCGAGATTCCGTTCACGCTCAAGCTGCCCAACCTGTGGCATCTGGCCACGGATGTTGCCGGCACGCTCAGCGACGGATCGACCTCCCTTGATCTCGTGGCCGCGCTGCACCCCACGGCCGCCGTCGCCGGCACCCCCACCGCGGATGCGCTGCGCCTCATCGCCGAACTCGAACCGTTCGACCGCGGTCGCTATGCCGGGCCTGTCGGCTGGGTGGGCGCCGATGGCGACGGCGAGTGGGCCATCGCGCTGCGTGGCGCGCAGGTGTCGCCGACCGGCGACATCACGGCATATGCCGGATGCGGCATAGTTGCAGACTCGGAGCCGCAGAACGAGCTTGTCGAGTCGAAGATGAAGATGCGCCCCATCGTCGAAGCCTTCGGCTGA
- a CDS encoding PPK2 family polyphosphate kinase, which produces MVAGHEGFWAEDPAALLRAGSGFVLADQQTDAHPGFDGDKKDGRRALAVGAGILAEQQERLFAASTAGDTRSVLLVLQAMDTAGKGGIVGHVVGAVNPQGVHYTAFKKPTKEELAHDFLWRVRSAVPGAGMIGVFDRSHYEDVLIGKVRSLADAQEIERRYGAINDFETELAASGTSIVKVMLHISSAEQKARLQARLDEPDKHWKYKPGDVDERMLWADYQEAYQAVFDRTSTEAAPWFVVPADRKWYARLAVQHLVIDAIERMNLAWPTADYDVEGEKKRLSAT; this is translated from the coding sequence ATTGTGGCCGGTCACGAAGGATTCTGGGCAGAAGATCCCGCCGCGCTGTTGCGGGCGGGCAGCGGCTTCGTCCTCGCCGATCAGCAGACGGATGCGCATCCGGGTTTCGACGGCGACAAGAAAGACGGCCGGCGCGCGCTGGCCGTCGGCGCCGGCATTCTCGCCGAGCAGCAGGAGCGCCTCTTCGCCGCGAGCACGGCGGGCGACACCCGAAGCGTGCTGCTCGTGCTGCAGGCGATGGACACGGCGGGCAAGGGCGGCATTGTCGGCCACGTCGTGGGCGCGGTCAACCCGCAGGGCGTGCATTACACAGCGTTCAAGAAGCCCACAAAAGAAGAGCTCGCGCACGATTTTCTGTGGCGGGTGCGTTCCGCGGTACCTGGCGCTGGCATGATCGGCGTCTTCGATCGCTCGCACTACGAAGACGTGCTCATCGGCAAGGTGCGCTCGCTCGCCGATGCGCAGGAAATCGAGCGCCGCTATGGCGCCATCAACGATTTCGAGACCGAGCTGGCGGCATCCGGAACCAGCATCGTCAAGGTGATGCTGCACATCAGTTCGGCCGAGCAGAAGGCCAGACTGCAGGCTCGGCTGGATGAGCCGGACAAGCACTGGAAGTACAAGCCGGGCGACGTCGACGAGCGGATGCTGTGGGCCGACTACCAGGAGGCGTACCAGGCCGTCTTCGACCGCACCTCGACAGAGGCAGCCCCGTGGTTCGTGGTTCCGGCCGACAGGAAGTGGTACGCACGGCTGGCCGTACAGCACCTCGTGATCGATGCGATCGAGCGCATGAACCTGGCCTGGCCGACGGCCGACTACGACGTCGAGGGCGAGAAGAAGCGGCTCTCCGCCACATAA
- the menD gene encoding 2-succinyl-5-enolpyruvyl-6-hydroxy-3-cyclohexene-1-carboxylic-acid synthase → MPDAPAVSPASDFSAALLTSFVRLGVHDIVLSPGSRSQALALVAAELESAGAVRLHVRIDERVAGFLALGLAVESRLPALVITTSGTATANLHPAVLEAHHSGVPMILLTADRPTELRGIRSNQTTVQPGMYGEAVRLCEDVPAPVGDAREADAAVELARRALDAALGTVSHEPGPVQLNLAFREPLSSVISLVEERGTSVSKPAARGLGFETLVPRSSTSISIPRGPRTVVIAGHGAGPDAEELAHMGGWPLIAEVSSGARFGRNLIVAYRELLADPQFGGRVERAIVFGHPTLSREIPALLTRDDVEVMVVAPSGAEFYNPGRRVAAAVSAVSIDPDSPAPDDARAWLGSWVLTSRSLREKADAAAGPDHIAPDVDASRSHVPADRIAFARAEFAAVRAAVTRDMLVEALWRFTWPHDRLVFGASRLIRDADRAVPGKKIRVHSNRGLAGIDGTVSTAIGIALASQNSLDGAAAPGVTRVLLGDLALLHDAGALLFGEGEARPNIQVVVGNDGGGTIFDALEVAFTASPAAFDRVMFTPQRADVAALASAYGWGYTKATTHGELDQALSAPAEGPSIVEVSLTR, encoded by the coding sequence ATGCCTGACGCCCCAGCTGTGAGCCCCGCTTCTGACTTCTCCGCGGCGCTGCTGACGAGTTTCGTTCGCCTCGGTGTGCACGACATCGTGCTCAGCCCGGGTTCGCGCTCGCAGGCGCTCGCCCTCGTGGCCGCCGAGCTGGAAAGTGCCGGCGCCGTGCGTCTGCATGTACGCATCGACGAACGGGTCGCAGGCTTTCTTGCCCTTGGACTCGCCGTCGAATCACGCCTGCCTGCCCTCGTCATCACGACGAGTGGCACCGCCACCGCCAATCTGCACCCCGCCGTGCTCGAGGCGCACCACTCGGGTGTGCCCATGATCCTGCTGACGGCCGACCGGCCGACCGAATTGCGAGGCATCCGCTCGAATCAGACCACCGTGCAGCCCGGCATGTATGGCGAGGCTGTGCGGCTCTGCGAGGACGTGCCCGCACCCGTCGGTGATGCCCGTGAGGCGGATGCCGCGGTCGAGCTCGCGCGCCGGGCGCTGGATGCGGCGCTCGGCACCGTGTCACACGAGCCCGGCCCGGTGCAGCTGAACCTCGCGTTCCGTGAGCCGCTGTCTTCCGTGATCTCGCTGGTTGAGGAGCGAGGAACGAGCGTCTCGAAACCAGCTGCGCGCGGTCTCGGTTTCGAGACGCTCGTTCCTCGCTCCTCAACCAGCATTTCCATTCCGCGCGGCCCGCGCACCGTCGTCATCGCGGGCCATGGGGCCGGTCCCGACGCCGAAGAGCTCGCGCACATGGGCGGCTGGCCGCTCATCGCCGAGGTCTCCAGCGGCGCCCGCTTCGGCCGCAACCTCATCGTGGCCTACCGCGAACTGCTGGCCGACCCGCAATTCGGGGGCCGCGTCGAGCGCGCAATAGTGTTCGGGCATCCGACGCTCAGCCGCGAAATACCTGCCCTGCTCACACGCGACGACGTCGAGGTGATGGTCGTGGCGCCGAGCGGTGCCGAGTTCTACAATCCCGGCCGCCGTGTCGCCGCGGCCGTGAGCGCGGTCTCGATCGACCCCGATTCGCCGGCGCCCGACGACGCGCGCGCCTGGCTCGGCAGCTGGGTTCTCACCAGCAGATCGCTTCGCGAGAAGGCGGATGCCGCGGCCGGCCCCGACCACATCGCTCCCGACGTCGATGCCTCCCGCTCGCACGTACCCGCCGACCGCATCGCTTTCGCCCGTGCCGAGTTCGCCGCCGTGCGCGCGGCCGTCACCCGCGACATGCTCGTGGAGGCGCTCTGGCGCTTCACCTGGCCGCACGACAGGCTCGTGTTCGGGGCATCCCGGCTCATTCGTGACGCCGACCGTGCCGTGCCGGGCAAGAAGATCCGCGTGCACTCCAACCGGGGACTTGCCGGCATCGACGGCACGGTCTCCACCGCGATAGGCATCGCGCTCGCCAGCCAGAATTCCCTGGATGGCGCCGCCGCGCCCGGGGTTACCCGCGTTCTGCTCGGCGACCTCGCCCTGCTGCACGACGCGGGTGCGCTGCTGTTCGGCGAGGGCGAGGCTCGCCCCAACATCCAGGTGGTCGTCGGCAACGATGGCGGCGGCACCATCTTCGACGCCCTCGAGGTCGCCTTCACGGCGTCCCCCGCCGCTTTCGACCGGGTCATGTTCACACCGCAGCGGGCGGATGTCGCGGCGCTGGCATCCGCATACGGCTGGGGCTACACGAAGGCCACCACTCACGGCGAGCTCGACCAGGCGCTGTCGGCGCCGGCGGAAGGCCCCAGCATCGTCGAGGTGTCCCTCACCCGCTGA
- a CDS encoding PLD nuclease N-terminal domain-containing protein: MPRLLVVLVVAAVAFYVFSIVDCALSDGNRVRTLSKTSWVLIVLIPVLGGLLWFFFGRARRGNDRGGARTIAPDDDPAFLGSLGRDTQQEERIRRLERELAELDDKGGDPDKPGRKDA, from the coding sequence ATGCCTCGGTTATTGGTGGTGCTGGTCGTCGCAGCAGTCGCCTTCTACGTCTTCTCGATAGTGGACTGCGCACTCTCCGACGGCAATCGGGTGCGCACACTCTCCAAGACCAGTTGGGTGCTGATAGTTCTCATCCCGGTTCTCGGTGGGCTTCTCTGGTTCTTCTTCGGTCGGGCCCGCCGCGGCAACGACCGGGGCGGAGCGCGCACGATTGCTCCGGATGACGACCCCGCGTTCCTGGGCAGCCTCGGTCGTGACACGCAGCAGGAGGAGCGCATCCGCCGCCTTGAGCGCGAACTCGCCGAGCTGGACGACAAGGGCGGCGACCCCGACAAACCCGGCCGCAAGGATGCCTGA
- a CDS encoding DUF4229 domain-containing protein: MKPRSPFLLFTVLRLLLFVLPLVALMLLGVIYWVAIIAAAVIGMCLSFLLLGKPRDAVARDIYDRRHREKPLPNDDDEAEDAATDATAPVEPARHDPTA; the protein is encoded by the coding sequence GTGAAACCCCGCTCCCCCTTCCTCTTGTTCACGGTGCTGCGCCTGTTGCTTTTCGTGCTGCCGCTCGTGGCCCTGATGCTGCTCGGAGTGATCTATTGGGTGGCGATCATCGCCGCGGCGGTCATCGGCATGTGTCTCTCGTTCCTGCTGCTGGGCAAGCCGCGCGACGCCGTGGCCCGTGACATCTACGACCGCCGACACCGCGAGAAGCCCCTGCCGAACGATGACGACGAGGCCGAAGACGCGGCGACGGATGCGACGGCTCCGGTCGAGCCCGCCCGTCACGATCCGACGGCCTGA
- a CDS encoding 1,4-dihydroxy-2-naphthoate polyprenyltransferase, whose amino-acid sequence MSQNRTKRSSARSGARRGRPVPPKAKVKPATASDWIAGARLRTLPLAIAPVVIGTGASVVAVGGGKLHWVLGLACLAVALFLQVGVNYANDYSDGVRGTDAARVGPSRLTGSGKAKARTVLIVALVFFALAALAGLALVIRTQQWWLLAVGAAAILAAWFYTGGKRPYGYNALGELFVFVFFGLVATAGTTFVIAGRVNLEGWLGGVAAGFIACAVLLANNLRDIDSDRQSGKRTLTVLIGATATRVLYCVLLVLAYLILAFFALFYPFAWLGFFTLLAAVPAVLIMITAKTSKELILVLQLTSLVGLAVGVFLGVAFALNF is encoded by the coding sequence ATGAGTCAGAACCGCACGAAGCGCTCTTCGGCACGATCGGGCGCCCGGCGAGGTCGCCCCGTCCCCCCGAAGGCGAAGGTGAAGCCGGCCACGGCATCCGACTGGATCGCCGGGGCGCGTCTGCGCACGCTGCCGCTGGCGATAGCCCCCGTCGTCATAGGCACGGGCGCATCCGTCGTGGCCGTCGGCGGTGGAAAGTTGCACTGGGTGCTCGGGCTTGCCTGTCTGGCCGTCGCGCTGTTTCTGCAGGTCGGCGTGAACTATGCCAACGACTACTCCGACGGCGTGCGCGGCACGGATGCCGCGCGCGTGGGCCCCTCCCGCCTCACCGGCTCGGGCAAGGCGAAGGCGCGCACCGTCTTGATCGTCGCCCTCGTGTTCTTCGCTCTCGCGGCGCTCGCGGGGCTGGCGCTGGTGATCCGCACGCAGCAGTGGTGGCTGCTGGCGGTGGGTGCCGCCGCCATTCTGGCCGCCTGGTTCTACACGGGCGGCAAGCGCCCCTACGGCTACAACGCGCTCGGTGAGCTCTTCGTCTTCGTCTTCTTCGGGCTCGTCGCCACCGCCGGTACCACCTTCGTGATAGCCGGCCGGGTCAACCTGGAGGGTTGGCTGGGCGGGGTGGCCGCCGGCTTCATCGCCTGCGCGGTGCTGCTGGCGAACAACCTGCGCGACATCGATTCAGACCGCCAATCGGGCAAACGTACCCTCACGGTGCTGATCGGTGCCACCGCAACCCGCGTGCTGTACTGCGTGCTGCTGGTTTTGGCCTACCTGATTCTGGCCTTTTTCGCGCTGTTCTATCCCTTCGCGTGGCTGGGTTTCTTCACCCTGCTCGCTGCGGTGCCTGCCGTGCTGATCATGATCACGGCGAAGACGTCGAAAGAGTTGATTCTGGTGCTGCAGCTGACGAGTCTCGTCGGCCTCGCGGTCGGAGTCTTCCTGGGCGTGGCCTTCGCGCTGAACTTCTAG
- a CDS encoding AMP-binding protein has protein sequence MTRRLEAIAAMDAAALVPRLRAALSGDGPALLPRQASPTSAEAFAAPLPAEVSAGVSLVIETSGSTGVPKRVALSTDALLASAAASAGALGGQGQWLLALPAHYIAGVQVLVRSIVAGTEPVLLPAGHFDPTAFARAAQAMTGDARFVSLVPVQLARLLDAAVNDAALRATLQRFDGILVGGQALPPTLRERSLAAGVRVTRTYGSSETCGGCVYDGVPIGTARARLADGQLELGGPMLAEGYLGDPERTDAAFHDADGTRWYRTGDLGAVADDGTVSVLGRADNVIISGGEKVLLDAVERAVRERAGFEEAVVVGAVSDEWGQVPVVVTAGEASVSLAELRARVTAVLGRAAAPARIVTVPELPQLPSGKPDRLAIAALAGLDRMRL, from the coding sequence ATGACTCGGCGGCTCGAAGCGATTGCGGCGATGGATGCTGCCGCCCTCGTTCCCCGACTGCGCGCGGCGCTCTCCGGTGACGGCCCGGCGTTGCTGCCGCGGCAGGCGTCGCCCACGAGCGCCGAGGCATTCGCAGCGCCGCTGCCCGCCGAGGTGAGCGCGGGCGTCTCGCTCGTGATCGAGACATCCGGATCGACCGGGGTGCCCAAGCGGGTTGCGCTGTCGACGGATGCGCTGCTGGCCAGCGCCGCGGCATCCGCGGGCGCACTGGGCGGGCAGGGCCAATGGCTGCTCGCGCTGCCCGCGCACTACATTGCCGGAGTTCAGGTGCTCGTGCGTTCCATCGTTGCCGGCACAGAGCCGGTGCTGCTGCCAGCTGGTCATTTCGACCCGACCGCCTTCGCCCGGGCGGCGCAGGCGATGACCGGCGACGCCCGCTTCGTCTCGCTGGTTCCGGTGCAACTCGCCCGGCTGCTGGACGCCGCAGTGAACGATGCGGCACTGCGGGCGACGCTGCAACGCTTCGACGGCATTCTCGTGGGGGGCCAGGCGCTGCCGCCCACGCTGCGGGAGCGCTCGCTCGCCGCCGGGGTGCGGGTCACGCGCACCTACGGTTCCAGCGAGACCTGCGGCGGATGCGTGTACGACGGCGTGCCCATCGGCACCGCCCGCGCGCGGCTGGCCGACGGGCAGCTCGAGCTCGGCGGACCGATGCTGGCCGAGGGCTATCTGGGCGACCCCGAACGCACGGATGCCGCCTTCCACGACGCAGACGGAACCCGCTGGTACCGCACGGGTGACCTCGGCGCCGTTGCTGACGATGGCACCGTGAGCGTGCTCGGTCGCGCCGATAATGTGATCATCTCCGGCGGCGAGAAGGTGCTGCTCGATGCCGTCGAGCGGGCGGTGCGGGAGCGTGCGGGTTTCGAGGAGGCGGTGGTCGTCGGCGCGGTCAGCGACGAGTGGGGGCAGGTGCCGGTCGTCGTGACGGCGGGCGAAGCATCCGTGTCTCTGGCTGAACTGCGCGCCCGAGTGACGGCGGTGCTGGGCCGAGCCGCGGCCCCCGCGCGCATCGTGACCGTGCCCGAGCTGCCGCAGCTGCCATCGGGCAAGCCCGACCGTCTGGCGATCGCCGCGCTCGCGGGCCTCGATAGAATGCGGCTGTGA